One Deltaproteobacteria bacterium genomic region harbors:
- a CDS encoding NADH-quinone oxidoreductase subunit C — translation METAEIYSSLEKFFPGKVSNFKGEAMEPCLNVEGAAIIEICRFLRNSPGYRFEVLSDLTALDWPKDEKIQVVYHLFSYVQNHQIVLKVDLPRDNPKVTTVEEVWKVANWFEREVYDLFGVIFEGHTDLRRIMLPDDWVGHPLRKDYVEQEEYDGISTQRAPLVEKLLR, via the coding sequence ATGGAAACCGCGGAAATTTATAGCTCCCTGGAAAAGTTTTTTCCTGGCAAGGTTAGCAACTTCAAAGGCGAGGCGATGGAGCCTTGCTTGAACGTCGAAGGTGCGGCGATCATCGAGATCTGCCGCTTTCTGCGCAACTCGCCGGGCTACCGTTTCGAAGTCTTGTCCGATCTGACGGCTCTCGATTGGCCCAAGGACGAAAAAATCCAGGTCGTTTACCATTTGTTTTCCTATGTGCAGAACCATCAGATCGTGCTCAAAGTCGATTTGCCCAGGGACAATCCCAAAGTCACCACCGTGGAAGAGGTTTGGAAGGTGGCCAACTGGTTCGAGCGTGAAGTTTACGATCTGTTCGGCGTGATCTTCGAAGGCCACACCGACTTGCGGCGCATCATGCTGCCGGACGATTGGGTCGGCCATCCGCTGCGTAAAGACTACGTCGAGCAAGAAGAATACGACGGCATCAGCACCCAGCGCGCGCCGCTGGTGGAAAAACTGCTGCGATAA
- a CDS encoding NADH-quinone oxidoreductase subunit A — protein MLFEFANVLVFTALGFGFVGVNLLIGKLLRPNNPQARKLSTYECGEPSTGSAWVNFNIRFYLVALIFIIFEVEIAFIFPVAAVFRRWVEGGAGLFALVEVLMFVGILFLGLIYAWTKGDLDWVKKVKA, from the coding sequence ATGCTATTTGAATTCGCTAACGTCTTAGTGTTTACCGCATTAGGATTTGGGTTCGTCGGTGTCAATCTGCTGATCGGCAAATTGCTGCGGCCGAACAATCCGCAGGCGCGCAAATTGTCGACTTACGAGTGCGGCGAGCCGTCTACCGGCAGCGCCTGGGTCAATTTTAATATTCGCTTCTATCTAGTCGCGCTGATTTTTATCATATTCGAAGTCGAAATCGCCTTTATCTTTCCCGTCGCCGCGGTGTTTCGCCGCTGGGTTGAAGGCGGCGCCGGTTTGTTCGCGCTGGTCGAGGTGCTGATGTTTGTCGGGATTCTTTTTCTCGGCTTGATCTACGCTTGGACCAAGGGCGATTTAGACTGGGTAAAGAAAGTCAAAGCCTGA
- a CDS encoding NADH-quinone oxidoreductase subunit J: MEVSTAVFYLISLVTVVSAGMVALSRNIIYSAFSLLGTFMGVAGIYVFLGADFVAAVQLLIYVGGILVLILFAVMLTHRITDVKITNRAAGRIPAMLVVTVFAVMLIQTVKETHWVAAKQVIFTATTATIGDAFLYDYLLPFELASLVLLGAMIGAVVLSRKEIKE, encoded by the coding sequence ATGGAAGTTTCAACGGCGGTTTTTTATCTAATTTCTTTAGTCACGGTAGTCTCCGCCGGTATGGTGGCGCTGTCGCGCAATATTATTTACTCGGCGTTTTCACTGCTCGGCACCTTCATGGGCGTGGCCGGCATCTATGTTTTTCTCGGCGCCGACTTCGTCGCCGCGGTGCAGTTATTAATTTACGTCGGCGGCATACTCGTGCTGATACTTTTCGCCGTCATGCTGACGCATCGGATCACCGATGTGAAAATCACCAACCGCGCGGCGGGCCGGATTCCCGCCATGCTGGTAGTCACGGTGTTCGCGGTGATGTTGATTCAAACCGTCAAGGAGACCCATTGGGTGGCTGCCAAGCAGGTGATCTTTACCGCCACCACGGCGACCATCGGCGATGCTTTCTTGTACGATTATCTTTTGCCCTTCGAGTTGGCCTCGTTGGTTTTGCTCGGGGCGATGATCGGCGCGGTGGTGCTGTCGCGTAAGGAGATCAAAGAGTAG
- a CDS encoding NADH-quinone oxidoreductase subunit B, producing MALKPLINSLPETVFTTKVDELLNWGRASSQWYMLFGLACCAIELMQTGGPRADLDRFGAVPRATPRQSDLMIVAGTLTYKMAKRTKLLYDQMPDPKYVISMGSCSNCGGLFQLAYSVCKGVDKIIPVDVYVPGCPPRPEALTEGLLRIQDKMMRERWLVKAPAAGSTEA from the coding sequence ATTGCGTTGAAACCACTGATCAATTCACTGCCGGAAACGGTTTTTACCACCAAAGTTGACGAGCTGCTCAACTGGGGGCGCGCTTCTTCGCAGTGGTACATGCTGTTCGGCTTGGCTTGCTGCGCCATCGAATTGATGCAGACCGGTGGGCCGCGCGCCGATCTGGACCGCTTCGGCGCGGTGCCGCGGGCGACGCCGCGTCAGTCGGATCTGATGATCGTCGCCGGTACATTGACTTATAAAATGGCGAAACGGACGAAGTTGCTTTACGATCAGATGCCTGACCCAAAATACGTGATCTCGATGGGCAGTTGTTCGAACTGCGGCGGCTTATTTCAGCTCGCCTATTCGGTCTGCAAAGGCGTCGATAAAATTATTCCCGTCGATGTTTACGTTCCCGGCTGTCCGCCGCGCCCCGAGGCGCTAACTGAAGGGCTGTTACGAATCCAAGATAAAATGATGCGCGAACGCTGGTTGGTCAAGGCGCCGGCGGCCGGTTCGACCGAAGCTTAA
- the nuoK gene encoding NADH-quinone oxidoreductase subunit NuoK — protein sequence MSPNDLSSYLVLGAILFSLGMFTVLTRRNAISVLMGVELILNSANINYVAFSHFSSGNSAGQIYAIFVIMLAAAEAAVGLAIVLAIFQLFHSIDVEAAQSLKE from the coding sequence ATGTCACCCAACGATCTCTCGTCTTATCTCGTCCTCGGCGCGATTCTGTTTTCCCTCGGCATGTTCACGGTGCTGACCCGGCGTAACGCGATCAGCGTGCTGATGGGCGTCGAGCTGATTCTCAACAGCGCCAATATCAATTACGTGGCGTTTTCCCATTTTAGCAGCGGCAATAGCGCCGGACAGATTTACGCGATCTTCGTCATCATGTTGGCGGCGGCGGAAGCCGCGGTGGGCCTGGCGATCGTTTTGGCGATCTTCCAGCTGTTCCATTCCATCGATGTCGAAGCGGCGCAGTCGTTGAAAGAGTAA
- the nuoH gene encoding NADH-quinone oxidoreductase subunit NuoH, translating to MQALLDQMMKDGAFAGVPTQVVYAIGMVLTAVVVLSAFVAPLAGITSWLERRVWARMQSRVGPNRVGPQGILQWLADGIKNIMKEDIIPAAADQKLFPLAPYIVFMGFLCSFVVIPFGSKLIVADLNIGILYLLAVTSLVVVGILMAGWASNNKWSLLGGMRSAAQIVSYEIPAGLSVLTIVFLSGTLSMQGIIKAQGWGPWDWFMFHNPFTFCTFFLFFTAALAEGNRTPFDIPEAESELVAGYVTEYSGMRFLFFFFAEWGNLYVIGSVATTLFMGGWQVPPVTDNPVLLGILQFVTFFGKAYFWVFVAMWIRATLPRVRVDQLMGLCWKYMVPLSFVCLLGTIGFMFMSEQGRRIFGALTLGFAIATIINFFRRVGFQFRAAKPEFYWKPQI from the coding sequence ATGCAAGCATTACTCGATCAAATGATGAAAGACGGCGCCTTCGCCGGCGTGCCGACGCAAGTGGTTTACGCTATCGGCATGGTGCTCACCGCGGTGGTGGTGCTCTCGGCCTTTGTCGCGCCGCTGGCGGGCATAACCAGTTGGCTCGAGCGGCGGGTGTGGGCGCGCATGCAATCGCGGGTCGGGCCGAACCGGGTTGGGCCGCAAGGCATTCTTCAGTGGCTCGCCGACGGCATCAAGAACATCATGAAGGAAGACATCATTCCCGCGGCGGCGGATCAGAAGCTCTTTCCGCTGGCGCCTTATATCGTCTTCATGGGTTTTCTCTGTTCCTTCGTGGTGATTCCCTTCGGTTCTAAGTTGATCGTCGCCGATCTCAACATCGGTATTCTTTATCTGCTTGCGGTGACATCGTTAGTGGTCGTCGGCATTCTCATGGCCGGTTGGGCGTCGAACAACAAGTGGTCGCTGCTCGGCGGCATGCGCTCGGCGGCGCAAATCGTCAGCTACGAAATCCCTGCGGGGCTGTCGGTGCTCACCATCGTGTTTCTCTCCGGCACTTTGAGCATGCAGGGCATTATCAAAGCCCAAGGCTGGGGACCTTGGGACTGGTTCATGTTCCACAATCCATTTACCTTCTGCACCTTCTTTTTATTTTTCACCGCGGCCTTGGCGGAAGGCAATCGCACACCCTTCGATATTCCCGAAGCCGAGTCCGAGCTGGTCGCCGGATATGTCACCGAGTACAGCGGCATGCGCTTTTTGTTTTTCTTCTTCGCCGAATGGGGCAATCTCTATGTTATCGGCTCGGTGGCGACGACGCTGTTTATGGGCGGCTGGCAAGTGCCGCCGGTGACCGACAACCCGGTGCTGCTGGGAATTCTCCAGTTCGTGACCTTTTTCGGCAAAGCTTACTTCTGGGTCTTCGTCGCCATGTGGATTCGCGCCACGCTGCCGCGCGTGCGCGTCGATCAGTTGATGGGGCTGTGCTGGAAATACATGGTGCCGCTGTCGTTCGTTTGCTTGCTCGGTACCATTGGCTTCATGTTCATGTCGGAGCAGGGACGAAGAATTTTTGGCGCGCTGACGCTTGGTTTCGCCATCGCCACGATCATCAATTTTTTCCGCCGGGTCGGCTTTCAGTTTCGCGCCGCCAAGCCGGAGTTTTACTGGAAGCCGCAGATTTAG
- a CDS encoding NADH-quinone oxidoreductase subunit D — MSETASTDTGFFAEEMTLSVGPQHPSTHGVLRFVVKTDGEVISEAIPDVGYLHRSIEKIGEKVTYHGYVPYTDRADYLAAMFANQAFCMAAEKLAGTEVTRRGEFCRTIACELNRLASHLISVGTFGQDLGAMTPFVHALRERETINNLMEEICGARLTYNYIRIGGVGYDILPETLAKIADFLYHFGPIVEEFNRLLSGNKIFIERLAGVAVVSKEDALSYNLVGPNLRASGVDWDIRRDIPYSIYPELDYEVPVGTAQVGSLGDSYDRFWVRIREMKESVKIIYQCLDKLPKGPAISKVPKKFRPPAGEVYARVEAPRGDMGFYVVSDGSEYPYRVRIRTGSYTAMSIIDKLAKGIMVADLVALIGSLDVDAPEIDR; from the coding sequence ATGAGCGAGACCGCATCCACCGATACCGGCTTTTTTGCCGAAGAGATGACCCTGAGCGTCGGGCCGCAACATCCGTCGACCCACGGCGTTTTGCGTTTTGTCGTCAAGACTGACGGCGAAGTGATCAGCGAAGCGATCCCCGATGTCGGTTACCTGCACCGCTCCATCGAAAAAATTGGCGAGAAGGTGACTTATCACGGTTACGTTCCTTACACCGACCGAGCCGATTATCTCGCCGCCATGTTCGCCAACCAGGCGTTCTGCATGGCGGCGGAAAAATTGGCCGGCACGGAAGTGACCCGGCGCGGCGAGTTCTGCCGCACCATCGCCTGCGAGCTCAATAGACTGGCGAGCCATTTAATTTCCGTCGGAACTTTCGGCCAGGACCTCGGCGCCATGACACCCTTCGTCCATGCTTTGCGCGAACGCGAGACCATCAACAATTTGATGGAAGAGATCTGCGGCGCGCGGCTGACTTACAATTACATCCGCATCGGCGGCGTCGGTTACGATATCTTGCCCGAGACTTTGGCCAAGATCGCCGACTTCTTGTATCACTTCGGTCCGATCGTCGAAGAGTTCAATCGTTTGCTCTCGGGCAACAAGATTTTTATCGAGCGGCTGGCCGGCGTCGCCGTGGTCAGTAAAGAAGATGCGCTGTCTTACAATCTAGTCGGTCCCAATCTGCGCGCTTCCGGGGTCGACTGGGATATTCGGCGCGACATTCCTTATTCCATCTATCCTGAGTTGGACTACGAAGTGCCGGTGGGCACGGCGCAAGTCGGCTCGCTGGGCGATAGCTACGATCGTTTTTGGGTGCGCATCCGCGAGATGAAAGAGAGCGTTAAAATTATTTATCAATGTCTCGACAAGTTGCCCAAGGGGCCGGCGATCTCGAAGGTGCCGAAAAAATTTCGCCCGCCGGCGGGGGAAGTTTATGCCCGCGTCGAAGCGCCGCGCGGCGATATGGGTTTTTACGTCGTCAGCGACGGCAGCGAGTATCCCTATCGCGTGCGCATCCGCACCGGCTCGTACACCGCCATGAGCATTATCGATAAACTCGCCAAAGGCATCATGGTCGCGGACTTGGTGGCGTTGATCGGCAGCCTCGATGTCGACGCGCCGGAGATCGACCGCTAA
- a CDS encoding 4Fe-4S dicluster domain-containing protein, whose protein sequence is MGVLANYVKDIQDAVTSTFEGMSITFSHLMRKPMTIQYPDKIPVPIQETLPLRYRGILEVDLDICTGCLACERDCPITCITIGIDMNKETKTRFFTHFDIDVCKCMYCGLCSEACPTGAIRHSQEFEGASYNPAGLVRHFAPDTQNLYKPKKGGETEPKLITKVDIGMKYLDEFATPDGGGAAEEG, encoded by the coding sequence ATGGGTGTTCTCGCTAACTACGTAAAAGACATTCAAGACGCCGTGACTTCGACTTTCGAAGGGATGTCGATCACCTTTTCCCATTTGATGCGTAAGCCGATGACGATTCAGTATCCGGATAAGATTCCGGTGCCGATTCAAGAGACTCTGCCGCTCCGCTACCGCGGTATTCTCGAAGTCGATCTGGACATTTGCACCGGCTGCTTGGCCTGCGAGCGCGACTGTCCGATCACCTGCATCACGATCGGCATCGACATGAACAAGGAAACCAAGACGCGCTTCTTCACCCATTTCGATATCGATGTTTGTAAGTGCATGTACTGCGGCTTGTGTTCCGAAGCTTGTCCCACCGGTGCCATCCGCCATTCTCAAGAGTTCGAAGGGGCGAGCTACAATCCCGCCGGTCTGGTGCGCCACTTCGCGCCGGATACGCAGAATCTTTATAAGCCAAAGAAGGGCGGCGAAACCGAGCCCAAGCTTATCACCAAAGTCGATATCGGCATGAAGTATCTCGATGAGTTCGCTACGCCGGATGGGGGAGGGGCCGCGGAGGAGGGATAG
- a CDS encoding NADH-quinone oxidoreductase subunit L, giving the protein MDHPIQTDFIRWIVFLPLLGAMINGLLGAKIQKSMGKGAIAVIACTPVIIAFGLAVHGFLTLKGLEPENRFLIDNLYRWIDLGSLKIDMAFMIDPLSSVMILVVTGIGGLIHIYATGYMHDDKSFWRFFAYLNLFMAAMLTLVLGDSLMLLFVGWEGVGLCSYALIGFWYHDHANARAGNKAFIVNRVGDFGFVLGMFLLFWSLDAQGHGSLTVREMVKWAPSIKDSLIWGWPVATVATIFLFIGAAGKSAQIPLFVWLPDAMAGPTPVSALIHAATMVTAGVYMTARMNVFFSMAPATMQLIAGIGVATALVAATIALTQNDIKKVLAYSTVSQLGYMFIGVGVGGYAAAVFHLMTHAFFKACLFLGAGSVIHAMHHEQDMRKMGGLKKWMPFTFTTFFISVLAIAGFPPFAGFFSKDEILWLAFTSEHGNKLVWFLALCGAGMTAFYMFRQLFMTFFGECRADHHTQEHLHESPSVMTLPLVLLAIGAVFAGFLGLPGVLGGSQFAHWLEPVIHAHEEGHASHALEWGLMGVSVAVASFGVLIAYLMYRKESLSPDTFVNLAGGAPYRLFNGKWFFDEIYQTIFVNATLLLARFLSAFDAYIVDGIVNGVASVTRFVSWLNGLFDAYIIDGLVNAVANVSYWAGNKLRRLQTGNINGYLFVILIAMAFAIYVKVHYWS; this is encoded by the coding sequence ATGGATCATCCGATACAAACAGACTTTATCCGTTGGATCGTGTTTCTGCCGTTACTGGGCGCGATGATCAACGGCTTGCTCGGCGCCAAGATTCAAAAGTCCATGGGCAAGGGCGCCATCGCCGTTATCGCCTGCACGCCGGTCATCATCGCCTTCGGTTTGGCGGTGCACGGCTTTTTGACGCTCAAAGGGCTGGAGCCAGAAAACCGTTTTCTCATCGACAATCTTTATCGCTGGATCGATCTCGGCAGCTTGAAGATCGATATGGCGTTCATGATCGATCCGTTGTCTTCGGTGATGATCTTGGTGGTCACTGGCATCGGCGGGTTGATCCATATCTACGCTACCGGCTACATGCACGACGACAAATCGTTCTGGCGCTTCTTCGCCTATTTAAACTTGTTCATGGCGGCGATGTTGACGCTGGTGCTAGGCGACAGCTTGATGCTCTTGTTCGTCGGTTGGGAAGGCGTCGGTTTATGCTCTTACGCCTTGATCGGTTTCTGGTATCACGATCATGCCAACGCCCGCGCCGGCAACAAAGCTTTCATCGTCAACCGGGTCGGCGATTTCGGTTTCGTTCTCGGCATGTTTTTGTTGTTCTGGTCGCTCGATGCCCAGGGGCATGGCTCTTTAACCGTGCGCGAGATGGTCAAGTGGGCGCCGTCGATCAAGGATTCGCTCATCTGGGGCTGGCCCGTGGCGACCGTCGCGACGATTTTTCTCTTCATCGGCGCCGCCGGTAAGTCGGCGCAGATTCCGTTGTTCGTCTGGCTCCCCGACGCCATGGCCGGACCGACGCCGGTGAGCGCGTTGATCCACGCGGCGACCATGGTTACCGCCGGTGTATATATGACCGCGCGCATGAACGTGTTTTTTTCCATGGCCCCGGCGACGATGCAGCTCATCGCCGGGATCGGCGTCGCCACCGCGTTGGTCGCGGCGACCATCGCGCTGACGCAAAACGATATCAAAAAAGTTCTTGCCTATTCCACCGTCAGCCAGTTGGGCTATATGTTCATCGGCGTCGGCGTCGGCGGCTATGCGGCGGCGGTATTCCATTTAATGACTCACGCTTTTTTCAAGGCTTGTCTGTTCCTCGGCGCCGGCAGCGTGATCCACGCCATGCATCACGAGCAGGACATGCGCAAAATGGGCGGCTTGAAAAAATGGATGCCGTTTACCTTCACCACATTCTTCATTTCCGTGCTCGCCATCGCCGGCTTTCCGCCCTTCGCGGGCTTCTTCTCCAAGGACGAAATTCTTTGGCTGGCGTTCACCAGCGAACATGGCAACAAACTGGTTTGGTTTTTAGCGCTGTGCGGCGCCGGCATGACGGCTTTCTATATGTTCCGCCAATTGTTCATGACTTTTTTCGGCGAGTGTCGCGCCGATCATCACACTCAAGAACATTTGCATGAATCCCCCTCTGTGATGACCTTGCCGCTGGTGCTTCTCGCCATCGGCGCGGTGTTCGCCGGCTTTCTCGGATTGCCCGGCGTGCTCGGCGGCAGTCAGTTCGCCCACTGGCTCGAACCGGTGATTCACGCTCATGAAGAAGGCCACGCTTCCCACGCTCTCGAATGGGGATTGATGGGCGTGTCGGTGGCGGTAGCGTCGTTCGGCGTGTTGATCGCCTATCTGATGTACCGCAAAGAATCCCTGTCGCCGGATACCTTTGTCAATCTCGCCGGCGGTGCGCCCTATCGTTTGTTCAACGGCAAATGGTTTTTCGACGAGATTTACCAAACGATTTTCGTCAACGCGACTTTGTTATTAGCGCGCTTCCTGTCCGCCTTCGACGCCTACATCGTCGACGGCATCGTCAATGGCGTGGCGTCGGTGACCCGCTTTGTTTCCTGGCTCAATGGTTTGTTCGATGCCTATATCATCGACGGCCTGGTCAACGCGGTGGCCAACGTTTCGTACTGGGCCGGCAACAAGTTGCGCCGCCTGCAGACGGGAAATATCAACGGCTATCTGTTTGTCATATTGATCGCGATGGCATTCGCCATCTATGTGAAGGTCCATTACTGGAGCTGA